The genomic region CCTCTGACCCGTTGCCCGGCGCAGCCGGGAAACGGTCGGCCTGCGTGAGCGGGTCCGAAGGACACGCTCACACGGAGAAAGCAGCCCGAACGCGGCAGACGAAGCGCTCCCACGCCCCCTGCGGCGAAGAGAACGCATTTCCGGGCGGGCAACCTTGCGCAAAACGCATCAAAGCGAGGCGGCGGAACCTCTCCCGCATCATCCTCCAGCCACGCCCTCCGGCCGCGAGTCGAAGGAAGGCTTCCGCCTCCCCTCCCACGGCGGCCCTGCCGAATACGGGGGTTCGGGGGAGATTATCTCCCCCGGCGGGGTGCGGGGCGGCGCCCCGCCTGCCTTTCCTCTCTTCCTGCCTTTCCTTTCTTCCTGCCTTTCCTGCCCCGCTGCCCTTTTCCGGCAGGCAAGGGGCTTTTTTCACAGTATGGACAGAGGGGCCGCAGGAGCCTAGAATCCGGCGCATGCGTATCGTCAAGCCTCTGCTTTTTCCCTTTCTTCTGCTGTGCCTGTGGCAGTTTTCGGCCGCAACGGGCATGGTATCGCCGTATCTTCTGCCTTCGCCGTCGCAGGTACTGGAAACGGGGCTTTTCATGGCGGGGAACGGGGCGCTGTTTTCGCACATCGGGGCCTCGCTTTCGCGGATTGCGGCGGGGTTCGGGCTGAGCATGGTTCTGGCGTTTACGGCGGCGGGGGTGCTTTCACGCTGGAAAACGCTTGACGAATGCCTTCAGGGGAGCCTTTCGTTTTTACGCATGACGCCGCCTCTGGCGCTGACGCCGCTGCTCATCCTCTGGCTGGGCATAGGGGACGCGACGCAGATTGCGATTATTGTTCTGGCGTCGTTTTTTCCCATGTATCTGAACACGCGGGCGGGCCTGAACCGCCTGGAAGCGCCGTTCCGGGAGCTGGCGGCGAGTCTCGGGCTTTCGCGGATGCGTACGGCGCTTTTCTTTCTGCTTCCGGCGGCAACGCCTTCCATCGTCACGGGGCTGCGGCTGAGCTTCGGGTACAGCTGGCGCGCGCTGATTGCGGCGGAGCTGATTGCGGCAGGCAGCGGGCTGGGGTACATGATCATGGATGCGGAGCAGATGCAGCGGGCGGACGAAGTCATTGTGGGAATTCTCGTCATCGGTCTTCTGGGCTGGCTGTTCGACGCGGCCTTTTCCTTCCTTGTTTCCGCGCTGCTTTCGCGGCGTTTTCCCGAGCTTGCCGCATGAACACGCCGCGCAGTCTGCCGCTTCTTGAAGGGGTTCACAAGGCGTTCGGCCCGCGCGAGGTGCTGCGCGGAGCCACGCTTTCTCTTGCGCCTTCGGGCATCACCTGCCTGCTGGGCTCTTCGGGCTGCGGCAAGTCCACGCTGCTGCGCGTGGCCGCCGGGCTGGAAAAAGCGGATGCGGGGCGCATTTTCGTTTCTCCCGAGGAATGCGCCATGGTCTTTCAGGACCCGCGTCTTCTGCCCTGGCTCACGGTGGGGGAAAACCTGCGCCTTGCGCTGCCGCCCTCCTGCCCGGACGCGGCGCAGCGCATGGAAAAGGCGCTTGCCATGGTGGAACTTTCCGCCGACCTCGTTTCCGCCATGCCGCGGGAGCTTTCCGGCGGCATGGCCCAGCGCGTGGGGGTGGCAAGGGCGCTGCTGCGTTCTCCGCGCATTCTGCTCATGGACGAACCCTTCGCCTCGCTGGACGCCATCACGCGCGAAAAACTGCAGATCATGCTCAAAAGGCTCATGCGCCGCGCGCTCTGCCTGCTCGTCACCCACGATATGGAAGAAGCCCTGCGCGTGGCGGACCGCATTCTGGTCATGGCCGGGGGCGAAATCCGCGAAAGCTTCGACATTTCCGAAACACCAGGCCCCGAACGGCGGGAACTCATCCGCCAGAACATTCTCAAGCATCTGAATACTAAGGAGTAATTATTATGAAGATGCCCCGCGTCCTTATGCTTTCCCTTGCCCTTTCCCTTTTTGCCGCGCCCGCCTTCGCCGAAGACGGCGTGCTGAACATCAGCTATGTGAAATCGCCCTTCAACCTGCCCATGATGGCCATGAAGGCGAACGGCATACTGGAAAAGAAGCTCGAACCCATGGGAATCACCGTGAAATGGCACGACATCGATTCCGGCGCGCAGCAGGCCACGGCCATGGCTTCCGGTTCTCTGGACGTGGGCGGCGTGCTGAACACCACCTCGGTGCAGATGGCCAATGCCGAAGGCAACCCCGTGTTCATCATTGCCGGCGCTTCCCGCCCCACGGACGTGTTCGGGCTGGCAGGTCAGGAAAACGGCGCGAAAACCTTCAAGGAACTCAAGGGTAAAACCATTGCCGGGCCCAAGGGCACGGTGCTGCACCAGCTTCTCGTGGCGGGCCTTGCCAGGGAAGGCATGAGCATAAACGACGTGAAGTTCGTGCAGATGGGCATTCCCCAG from Mailhella massiliensis harbors:
- a CDS encoding ABC transporter permease yields the protein MRIVKPLLFPFLLLCLWQFSAATGMVSPYLLPSPSQVLETGLFMAGNGALFSHIGASLSRIAAGFGLSMVLAFTAAGVLSRWKTLDECLQGSLSFLRMTPPLALTPLLILWLGIGDATQIAIIVLASFFPMYLNTRAGLNRLEAPFRELAASLGLSRMRTALFFLLPAATPSIVTGLRLSFGYSWRALIAAELIAAGSGLGYMIMDAEQMQRADEVIVGILVIGLLGWLFDAAFSFLVSALLSRRFPELAA
- a CDS encoding ABC transporter ATP-binding protein, with protein sequence MNTPRSLPLLEGVHKAFGPREVLRGATLSLAPSGITCLLGSSGCGKSTLLRVAAGLEKADAGRIFVSPEECAMVFQDPRLLPWLTVGENLRLALPPSCPDAAQRMEKALAMVELSADLVSAMPRELSGGMAQRVGVARALLRSPRILLMDEPFASLDAITREKLQIMLKRLMRRALCLLVTHDMEEALRVADRILVMAGGEIRESFDISETPGPERRELIRQNILKHLNTKE
- a CDS encoding ABC transporter substrate-binding protein, producing MKMPRVLMLSLALSLFAAPAFAEDGVLNISYVKSPFNLPMMAMKANGILEKKLEPMGITVKWHDIDSGAQQATAMASGSLDVGGVLNTTSVQMANAEGNPVFIIAGASRPTDVFGLAGQENGAKTFKELKGKTIAGPKGTVLHQLLVAGLAREGMSINDVKFVQMGIPQSFAALMSGKVDAALIAAGALVKAEQAGKPIIATATGLVTPKLAMCAGKKFIDEKPELVKVVVAAQDEAYDWVMNNHKEAIALGAREQGISEADAERLYAWSHYNKRLNEDDIKSLDEDMTFLIENGMARKRVDSRSFILDSAMEQK